In Endomicrobiales bacterium, the following are encoded in one genomic region:
- a CDS encoding OmpA family protein: MKIEKTNFKHFCSACAALLILTLIAATSFAAFQESGWGARPMGLGGAFTAIDEDVDGMLYNPSLLAGLQDPELTFMYGKLYTGLDEVNMGLSYFAFGMPLKNKDNTIGFSWTNFVSADLYDESSFAFNYSRVIGAGFSGGVNLKYLSHKYTLDNRTINDPVFASGNSKGALTLDLGTLYRPEILNENLALGLSLKNITQPDLGLKSKDIVPAELRLGGAYNFTEDILAALDFSYRMQDWGSASDKYNVHLGGEFWFIEHLLALRAGANTTEVAIGFGINPTLNNLDLQLDYGFIMPLLIKESMGTHRISLTLRFLDPNYVAEEKKYVQEVKHQQPKVVVEEEEIASKVEPKPESKIKQVMPETMPQIQSVAPVPVSQVKLTPVVVPEPKAQEPLVIFAEAQKQGMNVKAEGEKIIITENINFESGKSQVLPSEKQKISRVVKLMNNYTDYNVTIMGHTDSSGGVKANLDLSELRAQSVLEQMVSMGISEDRLSSIGMGGSTPIADNTTVEGKAKNRRVEFVLEK; the protein is encoded by the coding sequence ATGAAAATAGAAAAAACAAACTTTAAGCATTTTTGCTCCGCTTGCGCAGCGCTCTTGATTCTCACGCTTATAGCTGCTACATCGTTTGCGGCTTTTCAAGAAAGTGGCTGGGGTGCAAGGCCAATGGGGCTTGGCGGCGCTTTCACTGCCATTGATGAAGATGTCGACGGTATGCTTTATAACCCCTCTTTGCTTGCCGGTTTGCAAGACCCTGAGCTTACATTTATGTACGGTAAGCTTTATACTGGTTTAGATGAAGTAAATATGGGGCTTAGTTACTTTGCTTTTGGCATGCCTCTTAAAAATAAAGACAATACAATTGGTTTTAGCTGGACAAACTTTGTTAGTGCGGATTTATATGATGAAAGTTCTTTTGCTTTTAATTACTCAAGAGTGATAGGGGCTGGTTTTTCCGGTGGTGTAAATTTAAAGTATTTAAGCCACAAATATACATTGGACAATCGCACTATAAACGACCCTGTTTTTGCAAGTGGTAACTCAAAAGGTGCATTAACACTAGACCTTGGTACGCTTTATCGGCCAGAAATTCTTAATGAAAATTTGGCGCTTGGATTATCGCTTAAAAATATTACTCAGCCGGATTTGGGCCTTAAGAGCAAAGATATTGTACCTGCCGAACTGCGTTTAGGCGGTGCATATAATTTCACAGAAGACATACTTGCCGCGCTTGATTTTTCGTATAGAATGCAAGATTGGGGCAGTGCATCAGATAAATATAATGTGCATCTTGGCGGCGAGTTTTGGTTTATTGAACACCTGCTTGCTTTAAGAGCAGGCGCTAATACCACGGAAGTGGCTATTGGTTTTGGTATAAACCCTACTTTAAATAATTTGGACTTACAGCTTGATTATGGCTTTATAATGCCCCTTCTTATTAAAGAAAGTATGGGTACTCATAGAATTTCTCTTACCTTAAGGTTTTTAGATCCGAATTATGTTGCCGAAGAAAAAAAATATGTGCAAGAAGTAAAACACCAACAACCAAAAGTGGTAGTTGAAGAGGAAGAAATAGCTTCAAAGGTTGAGCCAAAACCTGAGTCAAAAATAAAGCAGGTGATGCCAGAGACAATGCCACAAATACAGTCGGTAGCGCCAGTGCCGGTGTCACAAGTAAAGTTGACTCCAGTTGTAGTTCCAGAACCTAAGGCACAGGAACCATTAGTTATTTTTGCAGAGGCGCAAAAGCAGGGAATGAATGTTAAAGCGGAAGGCGAAAAAATTATAATTACAGAAAACATAAATTTTGAAAGTGGTAAATCTCAAGTATTGCCAAGTGAAAAACAAAAAATATCAAGAGTTGTGAAACTTATGAATAATTATACTGATTATAATGTAACAATTATGGGCCATACCGACAGTTCTGGCGGTGTAAAAGCAAACCTTGACCTTTCAGAACTGCGCGCTCAGTCCGTGCTTGAACAAATGGTAAGTATGGGCATCTCAGAAGACCGCTTAAGTAGCATTGGTATGGGTGGTTCAACTCCAATTGCCGATAACACAACAGTAGAGGGCAAGGCAAAAAACCGCCGTGTTGAGTTTGTTTTGGAAAAATAG
- a CDS encoding gliding motility-associated C-terminal domain-containing protein encodes MRTTIKGATTVASAVLLALCLAVAAQAVSISVTPKKISDNSVQPGITFAAALGTDTFKLANEYVELFYQPYDGISPLPQYPQWRVDLFTNNPPCLDGLIRAGLINANANSNIAAAWVSSTSASMQISTSSAIEGGWKYLKDVGESDWSTAYTNLYTMVQDQGPGFSASSQTTNIYFEANFANASAGSFDTDVWFEIYQEADFEPPTITHEAISKIVGTGNVLRFRVAVQDNQNVQSAQVHYKIDSGAWVNVNMSVVSGGTSYSKNFVYTLSQADLLNVSKIYYYITATDGVNTSDWNSKTISNPQEITFTNDIPFLATLDGQLVVPDGNPDDGNTGLDIPVGALSAPVDITITQLDVNSVPQRAFGNIDKDRPFMAFEFSPEGLHFAKPVKLTILYLDVDNDDKVEFPDGTETDMKPEDLKVCWYDGFEWRLVGGVLDKQNHTLSVYIDHFSKYALFAQGAMTAADYRPKEKIITPATVDGINDYAGFDGLSGVDFSIKIYDINGRNIRTINSPDMPRWDGKDEGGSVVESGAYIYQFNADVDGKKKLISGTVIIAK; translated from the coding sequence ATGCGTACAACTATCAAAGGTGCAACCACAGTCGCTTCGGCGGTGTTGCTTGCGCTTTGTTTGGCTGTTGCCGCCCAAGCGGTAAGTATAAGTGTCACTCCAAAAAAGATTTCAGATAATTCTGTTCAACCTGGCATAACTTTTGCGGCTGCGTTGGGTACCGACACCTTCAAACTTGCCAATGAATATGTAGAACTTTTCTACCAGCCATACGATGGCATATCTCCACTTCCTCAATATCCGCAGTGGCGTGTTGACCTTTTTACAAATAACCCTCCTTGTCTTGATGGATTAATAAGAGCCGGATTAATAAATGCTAATGCGAACTCAAATATTGCTGCGGCGTGGGTTTCTTCTACTTCGGCAAGTATGCAAATAAGCACTTCTTCTGCAATTGAAGGTGGTTGGAAATATTTGAAAGATGTAGGCGAGTCAGATTGGTCAACTGCTTATACAAACCTTTATACAATGGTTCAGGATCAGGGTCCGGGTTTTTCTGCAAGCTCACAAACAACGAATATCTACTTTGAGGCAAATTTTGCTAATGCCTCTGCTGGCTCGTTTGATACAGATGTTTGGTTTGAAATATATCAGGAGGCCGATTTTGAACCTCCAACAATTACCCATGAGGCAATAAGCAAAATAGTAGGTACGGGCAATGTTTTAAGGTTTAGAGTAGCCGTGCAAGACAATCAAAATGTACAGAGTGCTCAGGTGCATTACAAAATTGACTCCGGTGCTTGGGTTAATGTAAATATGAGTGTCGTCTCAGGCGGCACAAGTTATAGCAAAAATTTTGTGTACACGCTTAGCCAGGCAGATTTACTAAACGTATCAAAAATTTATTACTATATAACGGCGACAGATGGTGTAAATACAAGTGATTGGAACAGTAAAACAATATCAAATCCTCAAGAAATTACATTTACAAACGATATTCCATTCTTGGCAACACTTGACGGTCAGCTTGTTGTGCCGGATGGCAACCCCGACGATGGCAACACCGGGTTAGATATACCAGTTGGCGCGCTTTCGGCTCCAGTGGACATTACAATTACGCAGTTAGATGTCAACTCAGTGCCTCAGAGAGCTTTTGGCAACATAGATAAAGACAGACCGTTTATGGCTTTTGAATTTTCTCCCGAAGGGTTGCATTTTGCAAAGCCGGTTAAACTTACAATACTTTATCTTGATGTTGACAATGACGATAAAGTTGAGTTCCCTGACGGTACAGAAACCGATATGAAGCCGGAAGACCTTAAGGTTTGTTGGTATGATGGTTTTGAATGGCGACTTGTCGGTGGGGTACTTGACAAACAAAACCATACTTTAAGTGTCTACATAGACCACTTCAGTAAGTATGCTCTCTTTGCCCAAGGTGCAATGACTGCCGCAGATTACAGGCCAAAAGAAAAAATAATTACCCCCGCAACTGTTGATGGTATAAATGATTATGCTGGTTTTGACGGTTTAAGTGGTGTTGACTTCTCAATTAAAATTTATGATATAAATGGCAGGAACATAAGAACAATTAACTCACCCGATATGCCAAGATGGGATGGTAAAGATGAAGGTGGCAGTGTAGTTGAAAGCGGTGCTTATATTTACCAATTTAATGCGGATGTTGACGGCAAAAAGAAACTTATTAGCGGGACTGTAATAATAGCAAAGTAA